A window of the Equus asinus isolate D_3611 breed Donkey chromosome 20, EquAss-T2T_v2, whole genome shotgun sequence genome harbors these coding sequences:
- the LOC106825773 gene encoding olfactory receptor 1M1, with protein MEPRNQTSTHEFILLGLSEDPEQETVLFALFLCMYVVTVVGNLLIILAISSDFHLHTPMYFFLANLSLVDFCLATNTVPKMLVNIQINNKSISYPCCLTQMYFFHFFGIMDSVLIAVMAYDRYVAICHPLHYTTIMSPRLCVLLAGGLWVFSCFISLTHILLMARLVFCGGNELPHYFCDLTPLLKLSCTDTSVNKIFVLIVAGMVIVTPFICILASYARIIMAIIKVPSAGGRKKAFSTCSSHLSVVSLFYGTTIGVYLCPSSVGTALKEKASAVMYTAVTPMLNPFIYSLRNKDLKGALRKLINRRITSSS; from the coding sequence ATGGAACCAAGGAACCAAACCAGCACACATGAATTTATCCTCCTGGGGCTTTCAGAAGATCCAGAACAGGAGACTGTCCTCTTTGCTCTGTTCCTCTGTATGTATGTGGTCACAGTCGTGGGCAACCTGTTGATCATCCTGGCCATCAGCTCAGACTtccacctccacacccccatgtactttttcctggCCAATCTCTCCTTGGTTGATTTCTGCCTGGCCACCAACACCGTCCCCAAGATGCTGGTAAACATCCAAATCAACAACAAGTCAATCTCTTATCCCTGCTGCCTGACCCAAATgtactttttccatttctttggcaTCATGGACAGTGTCTTAATAGCTGTGATGGCTTATGACAGGTATGTGGCTATTTGTCACCCTTTACACTATACCACCATCATGAGCCCACGCCTCTGTGTCCTGCTGGCTGGTGGCCTGTGGGTGTTTTCCTGCTTCATTTCCCTCACCCACATCCTTCTGATGGCCCGTCTGGTTTTCTGCGGCGGCAATGAGTTACCTCACTACTTCTGTGACCTCACTCCCCTTCTCAAGCTTTCTTGTACTGACACCTCTGTGAACAAGATCTTTGTGCTCATCGTGGCAGGGATGGTGATAGTCACACCTTTCATCTGCATCTTGGCCTCCTATGCTCGCATCATCATGGCCATCATAAAGGTCCCCTCTGCAGGTGGCAGGAAGAAAGCCTTTTCCACCTGCAGCTCTCACCTCTCTGTGGTCTCCCTTTTCTATGGGACCACCATTGGGGTTTATCTGTGTCCTTCATCTGTCGGCACAGCTTTGAAAGAGAAAGCCTCTGCTGTAATGTACACTGCAGtcacccccatgctgaacccttttatctacagcctgaggaacaaaGACCTCAAAGGGGCCCTGAGGAAGCTCATCAACAGAAGAATCACCTCATCTTCCTGA